A single Mytilus trossulus isolate FHL-02 chromosome 12, PNRI_Mtr1.1.1.hap1, whole genome shotgun sequence DNA region contains:
- the LOC134693331 gene encoding frizzled-4-like: MALMVVSAILFFSISCVLVTCFRIPGFGGSSGMHGSPGLTGFPGIAPPTCQTIQSKHCAKYGFNVTTFPNYLGHTSVEIADINLGTILEQIKFCTIERTRSQLIACAIHVPICIEGKKIPPCLEDCKEVITTCKVNQLPGLHMAETLCGIFPSKVTAGNGGCISMP, from the exons ATGGCTTTAATGGTGGTGTCTGCAATTTTGTTCTTTTCAATTTCATGCGTTTTGGTAACTTGTTTTAGGATACCAGGATTCGGTGGCTCGTCTGGTATGCATGGCTCGCCCGGTTTAACGGGTTTTCCGGGTATAGCTCCACCAA ctTGTCAGACAATCCAAAGCAAACACTGTGCTAAATATGGATTCAATGTAACAACCTTTCCAAACTATCTTGGACATACTTCGGTGGAAATTGCAGATATAAATTTGGGCACCATACTCGAACAGATTAAATTTTGTACCATAGAACGAACACGGTCTCAGTTAATAGCATGCGCAATACACGTTCCAATTTGCATTGAGGGCAAAAAAATACCACCTTGCTTGGAAGATTGTAAAG AAGTAATTACGACTTGTAAAGTAAACCAACTGCCAGGATTGCATATGGCTGAAACACTTTGTGGAATTTTCCCATCCAAAGTAACTGCAGGAAACGGTGGCTGTATAAGTATGCCATAG